One Megalops cyprinoides isolate fMegCyp1 chromosome 4, fMegCyp1.pri, whole genome shotgun sequence genomic window carries:
- the rchy1 gene encoding RING finger and CHY zinc finger domain-containing protein 1: MAASESGCDHYVRSCLLKAPCCGKFYVCRLCHDAEENHQMDRFQVKEVKCSVCNTVQKAQQTCEECSEKFGEYYCSICNLFDKDRKQYHCQPCGICRIGPREKYFHCVKCNLCLASDLQGNHKCVENVSRQNCPVCMEDIHTSRIGAHVLPCGHLLHKTCFDDMCKTGAYRCPLCMHSAWNMKDCWEEMDKEISQTPMPSEYQDATVKIMCNDCQAHCTVPFHVLGMKCSSCGSYNTAQDGGLIPRQQQQPPQ, translated from the exons GCTCCGTGCTGTGGGAAGTTCTATGTGTGTCGACTGTGCCATGATGCTGAAGAAAACCATCAGATGGATCGATTCCAGGTGAAAGAGGTGAAATGCTCTGTCTGTAACACAGTCCAGAAG GCACAGCAGACGTGTGAGGAGTGCAGCGAGAAGTTTGGGGAATATTACTGCAGcatttgtaatttgtttgaCAAGGATAGGAAACAGTACCACTGCCAGCCTTGCGGGATATGTCG gaTTGGACCAAGGGAAAAGTACTTTcattgtgtgaaatgtaatcTGTGCTTAGCCAGTGATCTACAAGGAAATCACAAG TGCGTTGAAAACGTCTCAAGGCAGAACTGCCCAGTGTGTATGGAG GATATTCACACATCCCGAATTGGAGCTCATGTCCTTCCCTGTGGCCACCTCCTGCACAA AACCTGTTTTGATGACATGTGTAAAACTGG TGCATACCGCTGTCCGCTGTGCATGCACTCTGCCTGGAACATGAAGGACTGCTGGGAGGAGATGGACAAAGAGATCTCTCAGACGCCCATGCCAAGCGAGTACCAGGATGCCACCGTCAAG ATCATGTGTAATGACTGCCAAGCACACTGCACGGTGCCCTTCCATGTGCTGGGTATGAAATGCAGCAGCTGTGGGTCCTACAACACTGCCCAGGATGGGGGACTGATACCACGGCAACAGCAGCAACCACCGCAGTGA